The following coding sequences lie in one Bacteroidota bacterium genomic window:
- a CDS encoding YitT family protein — MPFLQKDKVFSKKWLINYSLIVVGSFILAAGFVLFITPYRIVPGGVYGIAIVLHYIFGFPVGMTALSMDIPLTLLGIRILGPRFGAKTIVGFLLTAMFVDGITYFYGADPLVPDEPLLSSIFGGVFLGLGLGLIFKSKATSGGTDIVAMIISKYTKLPVGQLLIYVDSAIVLLGLAVFKDWKIPLYSLIVIFITGRVIDTILQGINYDKTLFIISDKYEEIRHKIIHDLNRGGTFIKGQGMYNGAERTIIFTVVNRREMAMLQEYIHAIDPRAFVTVINANEILGEGFKSLKDKVSD, encoded by the coding sequence ATGCCTTTTCTTCAGAAAGACAAAGTGTTCTCCAAAAAATGGCTGATCAACTACAGCCTCATTGTGGTTGGCAGCTTTATTCTGGCTGCAGGTTTCGTGCTTTTTATCACCCCTTACAGAATTGTTCCCGGTGGGGTGTATGGTATCGCTATCGTGCTGCATTACATTTTTGGTTTTCCTGTGGGGATGACTGCCCTCAGCATGGACATCCCGCTTACCCTGCTGGGTATCCGGATCCTGGGGCCGAGGTTTGGCGCCAAAACCATAGTGGGATTTCTGCTCACGGCCATGTTTGTGGATGGCATAACTTACTTTTACGGTGCCGACCCGCTTGTTCCGGACGAACCTTTGCTGTCGTCCATTTTTGGCGGAGTTTTTCTAGGCCTTGGCCTGGGGCTGATTTTCAAATCGAAAGCCACCTCGGGAGGCACCGATATCGTGGCCATGATCATTAGTAAATACACTAAACTCCCTGTGGGACAGTTGCTTATTTATGTAGATTCTGCCATTGTGCTGTTGGGGCTGGCCGTTTTTAAGGATTGGAAAATACCGTTGTACTCCCTTATCGTGATCTTTATCACCGGCCGCGTGATCGATACCATCCTGCAGGGGATCAATTACGACAAAACCCTGTTCATCATTTCGGACAAGTACGAGGAAATCAGGCACAAAATTATTCACGACCTGAACCGTGGGGGCACTTTTATCAAGGGACAGGGTATGTACAACGGAGCTGAGCGCACCATCATTTTCACTGTGGTCAACCGGCGCGAGATGGCCATGCTTCAGGAGTATATCCATGCGATCGATCCCCGGGCCTTTGTTACGGTCATCAACGCCAACGAGATTTTAGGCGAGGGATTCAAGTCGCTCAAAGACAAAGTAAGCGACTGA
- the folE gene encoding GTP cyclohydrolase I FolE — protein MTSKHQPKPLLGYEKIEKYAPEKLAELQAHYEAILRLIGEDPTREGLLDTPKRVAKAIQFLTQGYDHDPVQILLSAKFKEDYREMVIVKDIEVFSLCEHHMIPFIGKAHVGYIPNGYITGLSKIARVVEAYARRLQVQERLTTQIKEAIQTALNPLGVAVVIEARHLCMSMRGVQKQSSVTTTSDFTGAFQRMETRAEFISLIQNRMHI, from the coding sequence ATGACCAGTAAGCACCAGCCTAAACCACTGCTTGGCTACGAAAAGATAGAAAAATATGCGCCCGAAAAGCTCGCTGAGCTTCAGGCGCACTACGAAGCCATTCTGCGCCTCATTGGCGAAGACCCCACCCGGGAGGGCCTGCTGGATACCCCAAAGCGTGTTGCCAAAGCAATCCAGTTTTTAACCCAGGGCTACGACCACGATCCGGTGCAGATCCTGCTTTCAGCCAAATTCAAAGAGGACTACCGGGAGATGGTCATCGTGAAAGACATCGAGGTTTTTTCGCTTTGCGAACACCATATGATTCCTTTCATCGGCAAGGCGCACGTGGGCTACATCCCTAACGGATACATCACCGGACTAAGTAAAATAGCCAGGGTGGTGGAAGCTTATGCAAGGCGCCTGCAGGTACAGGAAAGGCTGACCACCCAAATCAAAGAAGCCATCCAGACTGCCCTCAATCCGCTCGGTGTGGCTGTGGTCATTGAGGCCCGCCATCTATGCATGTCGATGCGTGGGGTGCAAAAGCAAAGTTCGGTAACAACCACCAGCGATTTTACAGGAGCCTTTCAAAGGATGGAAACCAGGGCAGAATTTATCAGCCTGATCCAGAACAGGATGCATATCTGA
- a CDS encoding AtpZ/AtpI family protein, producing MTDSKEERKGKLPDQLKTYARYSAMAFQMLFIILAGVAGGWWADSATGWQFPLFTVVLSGLSVALAIYYATKDLLNKKNKS from the coding sequence ATGACTGATTCAAAAGAAGAAAGAAAAGGTAAGTTGCCCGATCAGCTTAAAACTTACGCCCGCTATTCTGCCATGGCCTTCCAGATGCTGTTTATCATTCTCGCCGGCGTGGCAGGTGGCTGGTGGGCCGACAGCGCCACCGGCTGGCAGTTTCCGCTGTTTACGGTTGTGCTGAGCGGTTTATCGGTTGCTTTGGCAATTTATTACGCCACCAAAGACTTGCTCAACAAAAAGAATAAATCATGA
- the gldL gene encoding gliding motility protein GldL — MSFSKFLRSKKYKKVMSMIYGIGASIVIIGALFKINHYQGANELLAIGLITEAIIFFFSAFEPPHIEPDWSLVYPQLAGMYHDTPVQQELQKTSSSSQQLDKLFQEANIDKETIEKFGQGLRKISEQANQLSQVGNAVVVTAEFSDSLKNASKNVNELAGSYKKASEVLSKDAMATVEFVDNMKGAAENASRLSSAYGQAAEAIRKEVSTTEELSNTVRTAAQSAKMLAESYAISASTLKKSMESLDFGKLDGEAYNRQLQQIAKNMAALNQVYEMQLQGAAKNAEAADSLQKTMNLYLEKMNQTAANTQQLNQQMMELNQRISALNKVYGNMLSAMNFKA, encoded by the coding sequence ATGAGTTTCAGCAAGTTTCTGAGAAGCAAAAAGTATAAAAAAGTAATGTCGATGATTTATGGCATTGGTGCCTCCATCGTAATCATCGGTGCACTTTTCAAGATCAACCACTACCAGGGGGCCAATGAGCTGCTTGCCATTGGTCTGATTACAGAAGCCATCATTTTCTTCTTTTCTGCTTTCGAACCTCCGCACATCGAACCCGACTGGAGCCTGGTTTATCCTCAGCTCGCCGGCATGTATCACGATACCCCCGTTCAGCAGGAATTGCAGAAAACCAGCAGCTCGTCGCAGCAGCTCGACAAGTTGTTTCAGGAAGCCAATATCGACAAGGAAACCATTGAAAAATTCGGTCAGGGACTTCGCAAAATCAGCGAGCAGGCCAATCAGCTCAGCCAGGTTGGCAATGCCGTAGTAGTCACCGCTGAATTTTCGGACAGCCTCAAAAATGCCTCCAAAAATGTGAACGAGCTTGCCGGCTCCTATAAAAAGGCTTCTGAAGTGCTTAGCAAAGACGCGATGGCCACAGTAGAATTTGTGGACAACATGAAAGGGGCAGCCGAAAATGCTTCCAGGCTCAGCAGCGCTTATGGCCAGGCAGCCGAAGCCATCCGCAAAGAGGTAAGCACAACCGAAGAACTCTCGAACACCGTCAGAACGGCAGCCCAATCAGCCAAAATGCTGGCTGAATCTTATGCCATTTCGGCTTCTACCCTCAAAAAGTCAATGGAATCGCTCGATTTCGGTAAGCTTGACGGGGAAGCCTACAACCGCCAGCTCCAACAGATAGCCAAAAACATGGCTGCACTGAATCAGGTGTACGAGATGCAGCTGCAGGGCGCAGCCAAAAACGCCGAAGCTGCCGATAGCCTGCAGAAAACCATGAACCTCTACCTGGAAAAGATGAACCAGACTGCCGCCAACACCCAGCAGCTCAACCAGCAGATGATGGAGCTGAACCAACGTATCAGCGCACTCAACAAGGTGTATGGCAATATGCTGTCGGCCATGAATTTCAAGGCATAA
- the gldN gene encoding gliding motility protein GldN: MKNIILSLTVLFACLTWIPQADAQIRDERPVDGLFATNSALEKEPIPLPSIREADVMWSKRVWREIDFRQKMNQPFYYPIESHNNWRSFINVLMDGLKENKFKAYEVSNTDELLVPITHREILAKQTDTSYVRQRRPYPPYDEYDTMIVRQFDPTRVMRLRIKEDWYFDKQRSQLMVRIIAVCPVMMVEKDGKEFSQPLFWVSYDQARRVFAQAPVFNRFNSAEKRTYDEIFIKRMFDSYIYKEENVFDRRISQYATGLDALLESERIKMEIFNFEHDLWQY; this comes from the coding sequence ATGAAAAATATCATCCTGAGCCTGACTGTTTTATTCGCCTGCCTGACATGGATTCCTCAGGCGGATGCACAAATCAGGGACGAACGTCCGGTGGACGGACTCTTCGCCACCAATTCTGCGCTCGAAAAAGAACCCATACCGCTTCCCAGTATTCGCGAGGCAGATGTGATGTGGTCGAAAAGGGTGTGGCGCGAAATTGACTTCCGCCAGAAAATGAACCAGCCGTTCTACTACCCGATTGAGTCGCACAACAACTGGCGCAGCTTCATCAATGTGCTGATGGACGGCCTGAAAGAAAACAAGTTTAAGGCCTACGAGGTCAGCAATACCGACGAACTGCTCGTTCCCATCACACATCGCGAAATCCTGGCCAAACAGACCGACACTTCATATGTGCGTCAGCGGCGGCCTTATCCGCCCTACGATGAGTACGATACCATGATCGTGCGTCAGTTCGATCCCACCCGTGTGATGCGTCTGCGCATCAAGGAAGACTGGTACTTCGACAAGCAGCGCTCGCAACTCATGGTGCGCATCATTGCCGTATGCCCGGTCATGATGGTTGAAAAAGACGGCAAAGAATTCTCGCAGCCATTGTTCTGGGTTAGCTACGACCAGGCACGAAGGGTGTTTGCGCAGGCACCCGTATTCAACAGGTTCAACTCGGCGGAAAAGCGAACCTATGATGAAATCTTCATCAAAAGGATGTTCGATAGCTACATTTACAAAGAGGAAAATGTGTTCGACCGCCGCATCAGCCAGTATGCCACAGGCCTGGATGCCCTGCTTGAGTCGGAGCGCATCAAAATGGAAATCTTCAACTTTGAACACGATCTCTGGCAATACTAA
- the fabD gene encoding ACP S-malonyltransferase — translation MKAYVFPGQGAQYPGMGKDLYEKSAKAKELFQKANTILKFKITELMFDGTEEDLRQTKVTQPAIFLHSVILATVLGDEFKPDMVAGHSLGEFSALVANRTLSFEDGLRLVYKRAMAMQAACELKPSTMAAILGMDDAEVERICASVKDEVVVPANYNSPGQLVISGTEAGVAKACELLLAAGAKRALPLKVGGAFHSPLMEPARLELAEAINATKFAKGICPIYQNVTGQSVNDPEIIKTNLIAQLTSPVRWTQIMQNMIASGVRTVVEVGPGTVLQGLFKKVDRNIVTMSAVLPE, via the coding sequence ATGAAAGCTTATGTTTTTCCCGGTCAGGGAGCACAGTACCCGGGTATGGGTAAAGACCTTTACGAGAAATCGGCCAAAGCAAAAGAGTTGTTTCAGAAGGCCAATACCATCCTCAAATTCAAGATCACCGAACTGATGTTCGATGGTACGGAAGAAGACTTGCGTCAAACCAAGGTCACCCAGCCGGCAATTTTTCTTCATTCTGTGATCCTGGCCACAGTGCTGGGCGATGAATTTAAGCCCGACATGGTTGCCGGTCACTCGCTGGGCGAGTTTTCGGCGCTTGTGGCCAACCGTACGCTGAGCTTTGAAGATGGGCTCAGGCTGGTCTACAAACGTGCCATGGCCATGCAGGCCGCCTGCGAGCTCAAGCCCAGCACCATGGCAGCCATCCTGGGTATGGACGATGCCGAAGTGGAGCGCATTTGCGCCAGTGTAAAAGACGAGGTAGTGGTTCCGGCCAACTACAACAGCCCCGGCCAGCTGGTCATCTCCGGAACCGAGGCCGGCGTGGCCAAAGCCTGCGAACTGCTGCTGGCAGCCGGCGCAAAACGCGCACTGCCCCTCAAGGTTGGAGGCGCTTTCCACTCGCCCCTCATGGAGCCTGCCCGCCTCGAGCTTGCCGAAGCCATCAACGCCACCAAATTTGCCAAAGGAATCTGCCCGATTTATCAAAATGTTACCGGACAGTCGGTCAACGATCCGGAAATCATTAAAACTAACCTGATTGCCCAGCTCACTTCGCCTGTCCGCTGGACGCAAATCATGCAAAACATGATTGCCAGTGGCGTGCGTACTGTTGTCGAAGTTGGCCCGGGTACGGTGTTGCAGGGCTTATTCAAGAAGGTGGACAGAAACATCGTGACGATGAGTGCCGTCCTGCCGGAATAA
- a CDS encoding M23 family metallopeptidase, translated as MARDKRKWYQKLHNKYRLVMFDDESFEEKISFRLSRMNVFVVVVSLSFFLVFITTYIIAFTPLREYIPGYTDLETKRSVYNLQRRADSLERVFEQKQLFFDNIRRVIMGYDESADSLMAVQQSFRNKPAVKSDTIRFTRSREDSLLRLEFESIERFNLLAEGSIIPESRRRAMGIANFFVPLRGTITNKFNPSQRHFGVDIVSRPNEAIKATLEGVVVFADWTPEKGYVIGIQHAGNFFSVYKHNSVLLRREGDFVRAGEPIAIIGQGGELSTGPHLHFELWYNASPINPEDYISF; from the coding sequence ATGGCGCGCGACAAAAGAAAGTGGTACCAGAAACTGCATAATAAGTACAGGCTGGTAATGTTCGACGATGAGTCGTTCGAAGAAAAAATCAGCTTCCGGCTCAGCCGTATGAATGTGTTTGTGGTGGTTGTCAGCCTTAGTTTTTTTCTGGTTTTTATCACCACCTACATCATTGCTTTTACGCCGCTTCGCGAATATATTCCCGGATACACCGACCTGGAAACCAAACGCTCGGTGTACAATCTGCAACGACGTGCCGACTCGCTCGAACGGGTTTTTGAGCAGAAACAGCTGTTTTTCGACAACATCCGCCGGGTGATCATGGGCTACGACGAATCCGCTGACAGCCTGATGGCAGTGCAGCAGAGCTTTCGCAACAAGCCAGCTGTGAAAAGCGACACCATACGTTTCACACGCTCGCGCGAGGACAGCCTGCTCCGCCTCGAATTCGAAAGCATTGAACGATTCAACCTTCTGGCCGAGGGCAGCATCATTCCGGAATCCAGACGAAGGGCCATGGGTATTGCTAACTTTTTTGTTCCGCTGCGGGGCACCATTACCAACAAATTCAATCCTTCGCAGCGGCACTTTGGGGTGGACATCGTCAGCCGGCCCAACGAAGCCATCAAAGCAACCCTCGAAGGGGTGGTGGTGTTTGCCGACTGGACTCCGGAAAAAGGCTATGTGATTGGCATTCAACATGCCGGAAACTTTTTCTCGGTTTACAAACACAATTCGGTGCTGCTCAGGCGCGAAGGCGATTTTGTGAGGGCAGGCGAACCTATTGCCATCATCGGTCAGGGCGGGGAACTCAGCACCGGCCCCCATCTGCATTTCGAGTTGTGGTACAATGCAAGTCCCATCAATCCGGAAGATTATATCTCATTCTAA
- a CDS encoding YitT family protein — protein sequence MGYIVRYKPFSRSWFKAYAMILAGAFIIAAGYVLFITPHRIVPGGIYGISIILHHTLGTPVGLTAIFFNIPLTLLGIRVIGPRFGAKTFTGFIFTSAFMDSLSWLTKGQPVVEDDVLLSSLYGGAIIGIGVGLLFKAKATCGGTDVLAMMLGKWTGNPLGKLMMMVDGLIVALGAFVFGDWAIPLYSLLAIFVMGQLIDLVMQGLKYDKVVLLISEKQDEVTDFIIHRLQRGGTMLKVQGMYSLAERPMVYVVLNRREVALLQEFVARTDQKAFLTVLDADEILGEGFRPLREKFSA from the coding sequence ATGGGCTACATTGTCCGGTACAAACCTTTCAGCCGCAGCTGGTTCAAGGCTTATGCCATGATTCTGGCCGGGGCATTCATCATTGCTGCCGGGTATGTGCTGTTCATTACCCCGCACCGCATTGTTCCGGGTGGCATTTATGGCATTTCCATCATATTGCACCACACCCTGGGGACTCCGGTCGGGCTGACAGCCATTTTTTTCAACATACCACTCACCTTACTGGGTATCAGGGTGATCGGACCGAGATTCGGGGCCAAAACCTTCACAGGTTTCATCTTTACCTCGGCTTTTATGGATAGCCTCAGCTGGCTTACCAAGGGGCAGCCGGTGGTGGAAGACGATGTGCTGCTGTCGTCGCTCTACGGCGGCGCCATCATCGGGATTGGGGTTGGCTTGTTGTTCAAGGCAAAAGCGACCTGTGGCGGCACCGATGTGCTGGCCATGATGTTGGGAAAATGGACGGGCAATCCGTTGGGGAAACTGATGATGATGGTTGACGGACTGATCGTGGCTCTGGGGGCCTTTGTTTTTGGCGATTGGGCCATCCCGCTCTATTCGTTGCTGGCCATTTTTGTGATGGGACAGCTGATCGACCTGGTGATGCAAGGCCTCAAGTACGACAAAGTAGTTCTGCTCATCAGCGAAAAGCAGGACGAAGTGACCGACTTTATCATCCACAGGCTGCAACGTGGAGGCACCATGCTAAAGGTGCAGGGGATGTATTCACTGGCCGAGCGTCCGATGGTTTATGTAGTGCTCAACCGTCGTGAAGTAGCCTTGCTGCAGGAATTTGTTGCACGCACCGATCAGAAAGCATTTCTTACCGTGCTCGATGCCGATGAAATACTGGGCGAAGGTTTTCGTCCGCTGCGTGAAAAGTTCTCGGCATAG
- a CDS encoding PorP/SprF family type IX secretion system membrane protein, with the protein MLLGAQWRMFAQQAPIFTHHGSTHAFTNPGFAGLGEGICVNGIVRQQWAGFKDMEGNKVAPETFLITGDMPVNLLRGGASLAILQDKIGFERNVGVQLGYAYHAGFAGGTLGLGTALNFLNRTVDFSKFKPHSSGDPILAQGELSDMLFDFNFGIFYEVLEKYYAGISVTNLLESRGKALTSNSEASFVTDRTLYLVGGYQFTLPNNPEFTVQPSVSLMSNFSAWQMNLSGTLLYNNQFWGGVNYRPEESVGLLVGMKILDLKVSYSYDINIMGLGVPGSHEVSLGYCFKVRTEKYTRTYRNTRYL; encoded by the coding sequence TTGCTATTAGGGGCACAGTGGCGCATGTTTGCGCAACAAGCTCCCATATTTACGCATCATGGAAGCACGCATGCATTCACCAATCCCGGCTTTGCCGGACTTGGGGAGGGCATATGCGTGAATGGTATTGTCCGCCAGCAATGGGCCGGTTTCAAAGACATGGAGGGCAACAAAGTGGCGCCTGAGACTTTTCTGATCACAGGCGACATGCCCGTTAACCTCCTCAGGGGCGGGGCATCGTTGGCTATTTTACAGGACAAGATTGGTTTTGAGCGCAATGTGGGGGTGCAGCTGGGCTATGCCTATCATGCAGGATTTGCTGGCGGAACCCTGGGTTTGGGAACAGCGCTCAATTTCCTGAACCGTACAGTAGATTTTTCCAAGTTCAAACCGCACTCGAGCGGCGACCCGATTTTGGCACAAGGCGAATTGAGCGACATGCTCTTCGACTTCAACTTCGGCATCTTTTATGAAGTGCTTGAAAAGTATTATGCAGGGATTTCGGTAACCAATCTGCTCGAAAGCCGGGGTAAGGCCCTCACTTCCAATTCGGAAGCCAGTTTTGTGACCGACCGCACCCTCTATCTGGTGGGTGGTTATCAGTTTACTTTGCCCAATAATCCGGAATTTACTGTACAGCCATCCGTGAGTTTGATGAGTAATTTTTCTGCATGGCAGATGAACCTTTCCGGAACATTGCTGTACAATAATCAGTTTTGGGGAGGCGTTAATTATCGGCCCGAAGAATCAGTAGGCCTGCTTGTTGGAATGAAAATACTCGACCTGAAAGTCAGTTACAGCTACGACATCAATATCATGGGGCTGGGAGTACCCGGTTCGCACGAGGTGAGCCTCGGCTACTGTTTCAAAGTGCGCACCGAAAAATACACCCGAACCTATCGCAACACCCGATACCTGTAA
- a CDS encoding polymer-forming cytoskeletal protein, with amino-acid sequence MRKLTSVVHDSAVRNILGQGTIIKGDIELQGDFRIDGNLQGNIKSQGRIVIGSTGVVEGNINCANADISGKVNGNINTAELTTLKASAEVQGDLVTARLAIEVGAVFNGRCVMVAGNKSTND; translated from the coding sequence TTGAGAAAGCTTACATCTGTTGTGCACGATTCTGCGGTGAGGAACATCCTGGGCCAGGGCACAATCATCAAAGGCGATATCGAGCTTCAGGGTGATTTTCGGATTGATGGAAACCTTCAGGGTAATATCAAGAGTCAGGGCCGCATTGTCATCGGATCTACCGGCGTGGTCGAGGGTAACATTAACTGTGCCAATGCCGACATTTCTGGCAAGGTTAATGGCAACATCAACACGGCCGAACTCACCACGCTCAAGGCCTCAGCTGAGGTACAGGGCGATTTGGTTACGGCCAGGCTGGCCATCGAGGTTGGAGCGGTTTTCAATGGCAGATGCGTCATGGTTGCCGGGAACAAATCCACCAATGACTGA
- the rseP gene encoding RIP metalloprotease RseP, which translates to MEILIKILQLLLSLSILVIVHEFGHFAAARLFNTRVEKFYLFFNPWFSLFKFNYKGTEYGIGWLPLGGYVKIAGMIDESMDKEALKQAPQPWEFRSKPAWQRLIIMLGGVIMNVVLAFVIYIVMLTAYGEQYLPTSEANRYGIATDSLGRAFGLANGDRILAVDGHEVADFNKIPLTIILEKARTITVERNGQVQVIELPEGAIGQLVKHQSPLFLSARIPFVVQGFPETSAARDAGVLPGDTLLSINGEEASYFQDFREKIQQYRSQQIMLGLKRGDDTLYLRVNVPEAGLIGVFPVQQLDAFFNLAKKDYSLLTAIPAGMSKTVDGISGYLKQLKLIFSPEVKAYENVGGFIAIGNIFPAEFHWESFWRLTAFLSIMLAVLNLLPIPALDGGHVTFLLYEIVARRKPSDKFMEVAQIIGMAILLALMIFANGNDIVKLFR; encoded by the coding sequence ATGGAAATTCTTATAAAAATTCTTCAGTTGCTTCTGAGCCTGTCCATTCTTGTCATTGTGCACGAGTTTGGTCATTTTGCAGCTGCAAGGCTATTCAACACCAGGGTCGAAAAATTCTATCTGTTTTTCAATCCCTGGTTTTCTTTGTTCAAATTCAACTACAAAGGCACGGAATATGGCATCGGATGGCTTCCACTGGGGGGATATGTCAAGATTGCCGGCATGATCGACGAATCAATGGACAAAGAAGCCCTCAAACAAGCACCCCAGCCCTGGGAATTCAGGTCGAAACCGGCCTGGCAGCGGCTGATCATCATGTTGGGCGGGGTGATTATGAACGTGGTCCTTGCTTTTGTCATCTACATCGTGATGCTCACCGCTTATGGTGAACAATACCTGCCCACTTCCGAAGCCAACCGCTACGGCATAGCCACCGATTCGCTCGGCAGGGCTTTTGGTTTGGCCAATGGCGACCGCATCCTGGCAGTTGACGGACACGAAGTAGCCGATTTTAATAAAATCCCGCTGACCATCATCCTCGAAAAAGCCCGCACCATCACCGTGGAGCGCAATGGGCAGGTGCAGGTGATCGAATTGCCGGAAGGCGCCATCGGACAGTTGGTCAAACATCAGTCGCCTTTGTTCCTCTCTGCGCGCATCCCTTTTGTAGTTCAGGGATTTCCCGAAACCTCGGCTGCCCGCGATGCCGGCGTTTTGCCTGGCGACACCCTGCTATCCATCAATGGTGAGGAAGCCAGTTATTTTCAGGACTTCCGGGAAAAGATCCAGCAATACCGCAGCCAGCAGATCATGCTTGGCCTGAAACGCGGTGATGACACCTTATATCTGAGGGTCAATGTACCTGAGGCCGGACTGATCGGCGTTTTTCCTGTTCAGCAACTCGACGCCTTTTTCAATCTGGCCAAAAAAGACTATTCGTTGCTCACCGCCATTCCCGCTGGCATGTCGAAAACTGTGGACGGCATCAGCGGCTATCTGAAGCAGCTGAAACTCATTTTCTCGCCCGAGGTAAAAGCCTACGAAAATGTGGGCGGATTCATCGCCATCGGGAATATTTTCCCGGCCGAGTTTCACTGGGAAAGCTTCTGGCGCCTCACTGCATTCCTCTCCATCATGCTGGCAGTGCTTAATCTGCTCCCTATTCCGGCACTCGATGGCGGTCATGTAACCTTCCTGCTCTATGAAATTGTAGCCCGCCGCAAGCCAAGCGACAAATTCATGGAGGTTGCACAAATCATCGGAATGGCCATTCTGCTCGCACTGATGATATTTGCCAATGGCAACGACATCGTCAAACTGTTCCGGTAG
- a CDS encoding SUMF1/EgtB/PvdO family nonheme iron enzyme, giving the protein MKKILMIAGAALVLASCGSSNQGELVGARKKSKPFYQPDPYGMVFIPQGSFTMGAGGEDIVKGSLNQPKTISVSAFFMDETEITNNEYREFVWYVRDSIARTLLGEIQPDKYLITEDPKTGEQFDPPHLNWKTPIDWNSKDQEIRQALEQMYLPDLERYFRRKEIDTRKLNYVYYWVDLHAAAKKEFDENGKYDYRNAGLANRPQGLTNRSVYVRKEMINVYPDTLAWIHDYAYSFNDPMTEKYFWHPAYDHYPVVGVNWLQARAFCVWRTEKLNNYLLSKKGEVALAEFRLPTEAEWEWAARGGNNLNPYPWGGPYTRNDQGCFLANFKPLRGDYIADGGLRTVIVGHYPPNDFGLYDMAGNVAEWTNSAFDPASYNLTWDMNPNYTYNAKENDPPVMKRKVIRGGSWKDIEYYLQVTTRAYEYQDTAKSYIGFRTIQPFLGRNQGDNPLRSSRVYR; this is encoded by the coding sequence ATGAAGAAAATTCTGATGATTGCCGGTGCTGCGCTCGTGCTCGCCTCCTGTGGCAGCTCGAACCAGGGCGAACTTGTAGGTGCGCGTAAGAAATCTAAACCTTTCTACCAGCCCGACCCTTACGGCATGGTGTTCATTCCGCAAGGAAGTTTCACCATGGGTGCAGGAGGTGAGGATATTGTAAAAGGCTCACTGAATCAGCCAAAAACCATCTCTGTTTCAGCATTTTTCATGGATGAAACCGAAATTACCAACAATGAATACAGGGAATTTGTCTGGTACGTGCGCGACTCGATTGCGCGCACCCTGCTGGGTGAGATTCAGCCCGACAAATACCTGATCACTGAAGACCCAAAAACCGGCGAACAGTTCGACCCCCCGCACCTCAACTGGAAAACACCTATTGATTGGAACAGCAAAGACCAGGAAATACGCCAGGCCCTGGAGCAAATGTATCTACCCGACCTCGAACGTTATTTCCGCCGGAAAGAAATTGACACACGCAAGCTCAACTATGTGTATTACTGGGTTGACCTGCATGCAGCTGCCAAGAAAGAATTTGACGAAAACGGCAAATACGATTACCGCAATGCCGGTCTGGCCAACCGTCCGCAAGGCCTGACCAACCGTTCGGTTTACGTGCGCAAGGAAATGATCAACGTGTATCCCGACACCTTGGCCTGGATTCACGACTACGCTTATTCGTTCAACGACCCGATGACTGAGAAATATTTCTGGCATCCGGCGTATGACCATTATCCCGTTGTTGGCGTCAACTGGCTGCAAGCCAGGGCATTTTGCGTGTGGCGTACCGAAAAACTGAACAATTACCTGTTGTCGAAAAAAGGCGAAGTGGCACTGGCCGAATTCCGCCTGCCCACCGAAGCCGAGTGGGAATGGGCTGCCCGCGGTGGAAACAACCTTAACCCCTACCCATGGGGCGGGCCTTACACACGCAACGATCAGGGATGTTTTCTGGCCAATTTTAAACCATTGCGCGGCGATTACATTGCCGACGGTGGCCTGCGTACGGTGATTGTCGGTCATTATCCGCCCAACGACTTTGGCCTGTACGATATGGCCGGAAACGTGGCCGAATGGACCAACAGCGCATTCGACCCCGCATCGTACAACCTCACCTGGGACATGAACCCCAACTATACCTACAACGCCAAAGAAAACGACCCTCCGGTAATGAAGCGCAAAGTCATCAGGGGTGGTTCGTGGAAAGACATCGAATACTACCTGCAGGTGACAACCCGTGCCTATGAGTATCAGGACACAGCCAAAAGCTATATCGGTTTCCGCACCATTCAGCCATTCCTTGGCCGAAACCAGGGCGATAACCCTTTGAGATCCTCAAGAGTTTACAGATAA